A portion of the Hoylesella buccalis ATCC 35310 genome contains these proteins:
- the rimO gene encoding 30S ribosomal protein S12 methylthiotransferase RimO has protein sequence MKKNQIDIITMGCSKNLVDSETLMKQFEANGYDCTHDSEQPDGEIAVINTCGFIEAAKEESINTILQFVEAKKEGRLNKLFVMGCLSERYKNELENEIPEVDKFYGKFNYKQLLADLGKAEIKACNGQRHLTTPAHYAYIKISEGCNRHCAYCAIPLITGKHVSRPKDEILQEVRNLVADGVKEFQIIAQELTYYGVDLDGKRHIADLISEMADMEGVEWIRLHYAYPNQFPLELLDVMNEKQNVCKYLDIALQHISDSVLERMHRHVNKQETMDLIRTIREKVPGIHLRTTLMVGFPGETEEDFQQLLDFVKWARFERMGAFMYSEEEGTYGANHYADDVPEDVKQRRLDELMAVQQEISAEIEAAKIGSTMKVIIDRKENYYFIGRSEFCSPEVDPEILIQGGQKVVQIGSFYQVKITDAEEFDLYGEIV, from the coding sequence TTGAAGAAGAATCAGATAGATATCATTACGATGGGCTGCTCAAAGAATCTCGTTGACAGCGAGACGCTGATGAAGCAGTTTGAAGCGAATGGGTACGACTGCACGCACGACAGTGAACAACCTGATGGTGAGATTGCAGTGATTAATACATGTGGATTTATTGAAGCAGCTAAAGAAGAGAGTATTAATACGATACTTCAATTTGTTGAAGCGAAGAAAGAAGGTCGTTTGAACAAACTTTTTGTCATGGGTTGTCTCAGTGAACGCTATAAGAATGAGCTTGAAAATGAGATTCCGGAGGTGGACAAATTCTATGGCAAGTTCAATTACAAGCAGCTGTTGGCTGATTTGGGAAAGGCTGAAATCAAGGCTTGCAACGGTCAGCGACATCTCACGACGCCCGCTCACTATGCCTACATTAAAATATCAGAAGGCTGTAATCGTCACTGCGCTTATTGTGCCATTCCCCTCATAACTGGCAAGCATGTCAGCCGACCGAAAGACGAAATTCTGCAAGAGGTTCGTAACTTGGTGGCTGATGGGGTGAAAGAGTTTCAAATCATCGCCCAAGAGTTGACTTATTATGGGGTAGACCTTGATGGCAAACGGCACATCGCGGATTTGATTAGCGAGATGGCTGACATGGAAGGGGTTGAGTGGATACGCTTGCATTATGCTTATCCAAACCAGTTTCCACTTGAGCTTTTGGACGTGATGAACGAGAAACAAAACGTCTGCAAGTATCTTGATATCGCGCTGCAGCATATCTCCGACTCGGTACTTGAGCGCATGCACAGGCATGTGAACAAGCAGGAAACCATGGATTTGATTCGCACCATCCGAGAAAAGGTGCCAGGCATTCATCTGCGCACCACGCTGATGGTCGGGTTTCCCGGCGAAACAGAGGAAGATTTTCAGCAGTTGCTCGACTTTGTTAAATGGGCCCGATTTGAACGCATGGGTGCTTTCATGTATTCGGAAGAGGAGGGAACCTACGGTGCCAATCACTATGCAGACGACGTACCTGAAGATGTGAAGCAGCGAAGATTGGATGAGTTGATGGCGGTTCAGCAGGAAATCAGTGCCGAGATAGAGGCCGCAAAGATAGGCTCAACCATGAAAGTAATCATAGACAGGAAGGAAAACTACTATTTTATCGGGCGTTCGGAATTTTGTTCCCCAGAGGTCGATCCCGAAATATTAATACAAGGCGGACAGAAGGTCGTGCAGATTGGTTCTTTTTATCAAGTGAAGATCACTGATGCCGAAGAGTTTGATTTGTACGGCGAGATTGTCTAA